A segment of the Triticum urartu cultivar G1812 chromosome 1, Tu2.1, whole genome shotgun sequence genome:
CCGCTGCCGCCGAGACTGCGGCCGCACAGCACAAGGCCGCCATTGACCACAATGAGGCCATCGTCGCCAAGGCCACGCAGGCAGCGACGACATAGGCCCACGTCATGCTAGGGTTGTGCCGACCCGGCCGACCATTCTCTCCACCGCCGCCATGGCCGCGGCAAGCACAGACTCGCCGGGCGTTCACCCTCCGCAGTACCAGTCGTCGAGCTCCTCCATAACACCGGAGACGCTTGGTTTTCATTCACTGCGCAACATGCTCAGACCTGGTTCTCCACGTCGCCAAACGGGCAGTGTGATCGCGCCGACCACCCCCGACACCACGTCTGTCATCGACCTCAACATCACGCCTAGCTATAGTGGTGCTGGCCAGTCGCTCAACGAGATGCAAAGCAAGCAGCCCTGGTCGATTCCTACGGCCAACCTTCCCGGCGCCCACAACCTGTTTAACGAAATGCCAATCCCGACGCCGGCGCCCGATGATCCTAACTACATTGATGCGTCCGTGTGTTGGGTGCACGGCCAGTGCATCCAGGAAAATGGCCGGACGCCGCCACATAGCCATACCAAACGGACAAAATCTGGACAAAACGGACGTCCTTTTGGGtcatgcgttggagttggccttgtTTGCTTCGTGGAGCAAAAGGTTCTTTGATGAGAGGGAAAGTGATTGGAAGAAACGTGTACGTTTTAATTTCTTTATTAGTGGTTCCGATGTTTTAAATATGTTGTTAACAAACCTAGTTTACTTTGGGCCAAACCTGGTTCTCCATTCTGGAAAAGAATTGTAATCTGTGTGCAACAGTTTTCTACAAATGGGTCCCTGGAATGGGGATAATGTGGCCTATCTTCTTGCTCTGTATCTGTGTGCCAGAGTGCTAGACgagagagagagacggagagACATCGGCCGAGAAGGTTCCGGAAGGATGCCTCGCGCGGGGTTGTCGGCGGGGTCGAGCAAGGTGGACGTGGCCATCGACCTCGGGAACCCGCTCCTCAACCGCACCGTCGACGGCTTCCTCAAGATCGGCGCCGTACGCACCCCCTTCCTCCCTCCTCTTTCATCCAATGTCTGTATCTTGCAATGTGTCTGATCCGTCGATTGGATAATGTGCGCAGGTCGGCGCCTTCAGGGTGGCCGCCGAGGACGCCTTCGACTGCCTCCAAAGTGGTAACCACGCATCCCATCTCTGATTTCATCCGCCCCGCAGATTCGTCCGGTTTCTTTCCTTCTGCGCTCAGGAAATCGCCTCTTGGGCGACGGTGTAGGGTAACTGATAGATCCATTCCCAGAGAAAATTAAGGatttttccttcttttctgaatGATGAAGGTAGAAACGCCCAGATTTTAGTTTGAACCAAATGTTTTTCACAGCATACAGTGGGACATACATCAGTTTTTGTTGGTGCTGTGCAGACAAgagagaagtgcatatttcaACCCTGAACTCTTGCCCTAGTCTAATTTACAACCCTGAACTCTTGCCCTAGTCTAATTTACAACCCTGAACTTTAATACCGTCTAAATTACAACCCCCAAGTTTCAAAACCGGTCAGGATTCAACCCTCCCCTTCCTGTTGACCGGTTTTAACCTGGGGTGACCAGTTTTGACTAGTCAACGGGTCCAATCAGCATGCCACGtcagattttttttcaaaatttcaagAAGAAGTAAATAAAAATCTATAAGATCAGGCAAAAAATATAAAAAGgcaaaattccaaaaaaattgtTCGCGAAAAAGCTAGGGAAaataaaaaatgatttttttccGGAATTTGAGTTTTTGGGCTTTTTCTGGAAATTCGTTTTTTTATTTTCCCTGTTTTTCCGAAATTGAATTTCTTATTTCTTTTCCTGGATTTTCTAAGATTTTACAGGTTGTTTTCTTGGAAATTTTGCATTTTTTCTGATGTGGCATGCTGACTGGACCTGTTGACTAGTCAAAACTGGTCAACAGAGAGGGGAGGGTTGAATCCTGGCCAGTTTTGAGAGTTCGGGGTTGTAATTTAGATGGTATTGAAGTTCGGGGTTGTAAATTAGACTAGGGCAAAAGTTGGGGGTtgaaatatgcacttctctcTGCAGACAAATGTGATACCAAATTATCTTCTTTTGCTTTGCAGGGAGTGTCTCGAAGCGCAAGCTTGAGAAGACAGTAAGTGCTGATTTCCACTGCGTTTGTTTTTCTCGCACTTAATTGTCCCGAGTCTTGCCACTATCTGAATGGCAAAACAACTAGAGATGTCAGTACGTGTTACACTAGTATATATAATAGTAGTGGCCTGATAGGCAGATGATATATTCTATGGTGGAGCTGACGAAATGTTCAACAGTTCAGACTGGTTCAATAGGGGTGCCTTGAACATACCCTCGTAGGATAGATAAATGGAGAAAAAACAGCTGAATTAGAAGTCTAAGGCCTTGAACCACTACTTATGCATAATTGCTCTCTACTTGTGGATTAGTGAAACGTCAGTGGCCTTGTTTCTGCACATGCGTTAAGTTAACTATCTATCTATCATCTACAGTGTACTAATATGGTATTCTGGTCGTTTATGCAGCTGGAAAAAATGTGCAAGGAGGGCGCATATTGGGGTAACTAAGTAGAAGAGTATTACTCCGTTGTTTTATTTGGCTCAAATGaatgcattgacatcaatcgctCATCCGTTCTTCTTATGTCCGCTGACAAATTTGGATGCTTCTTCTATTAATCTGCAGGTGCTGTTGCTGGAGTGTATGTAGGCATGGAGTATGGAGTGGAAAGGGTCCGCGGAGAGTATGACTGGGTAATGATTCTCTGAAAGTGGATCTTTCATGTTTCTTGCACTTAACTGAACCTAAGGTGGAGGAAAATCTATCTACATGACTGCCTCTGCTCATTTTACAATGTATATCCTTTCTTTAGTTGACTAAGATTCTTGGCTAATTAGTGTACGAGAAGAACCAGTCAGATTCCTGGCATCTTATAAATCATGATGCTAGTTTTTACTTCTGTCTCCACACTCTGTCGTAAGATTATGTAACTCTAATACTGTGCTAGCAGGTTAGATATCACACCCTGTCGTAAGCAATATTATTGTTGGCATGTTTTGATCCAGTCTTAAGAATATTTATTAATCCCTCTCTTTTCCGGTACTCCTGTAGAAAAAAGCGTTGGTCGGAGGCTACTCGATACTATCTGCTCACAAACAATATTATCTGCCCACATGATATCTAGATCCTTATCTTTAGTTGACTAAGATCCTAATTTTCAGTCAGTCTTGATAATATTATTAATCTCTCTCTTTTTGGTACTCCTGCAGAAAAATGCATTGATTGGAGGCATTGCAAGTGGCGCCCTGATCTCTGCTGCTAGCAACAACAAAGGGAACAAGATCGCCAAGGATGCCATCACCGGAGGTGCCATCGCGACCGCCATCGAGTTCATCAACTACCTCACCTAGCTGTGTGACCATATGCATGTCAATGTTTTTTTTATCAGCAAGACGAATAAGAACTTCTTGACTGAAGccatcacccccccccccccccccccctctgtGCTAATAATTGGAGCCGTTTCCTCCAATGTTCTTCCCTTTTTGGTTGCCCCGTTCTCATGTCCATGTTGTGAACAATTTATTTTCCTGTGAAGATATCCTTTGTGCTGGCCTAGTTTGTTAGCATAGTTTTTCAAAGCCCTCACTAACCGCACAGTGATTTCGGTCAGTACTATCTAATTAAGTAAGTTCAACGTTCGAAGCAAATCAATGGAGGACTCCGTGGCCCAATGGATAAGGCGCTGGTCTACGAAACCAGAGATTCTGGGTTCGATCCCCAGCGGAGTCGCTTCTTTTTTTGTACTCCTCCCTCCCTTCCCAGGTAGTACCATTATTTTTTGTTCAAAATGTTTATGTCCTTATTACCGTATATATTATGAACAGCCTGAAACTAAATGATAAATGCCAATGTTCAATTTTGCTTGTTTTGTACTCCCTTTGTCGCTTGTTTTGATCAAAttttatatgcagactaaaaagaaacggatgGAGTATAAACAACTTTTTTTTCTACGGGAAAAAAAAACCCGAAACTAATATTTTCGGTCAGAAAATGGTTCTACCTATCTCTCTCATTCTATCCTATCTCTAGTTCTATCCTGGGTGGCTGGCTATATACCCTGAAAACCCTTCCTCAATATATCATGCATTTTTCATTGCCACCACTTTGCGATCCGAGGCGATCTTCATTTTCAGCCCCGATATGGTACTCCGTCGAGGGGAATTTTGtcttcatcttcatcaacatcaatcATCACGTTCCAACATGAGTTATGAGTAGCCCACCACTATACTACGGATTTATGGCAGTGGCCAACATGTATCTCTCTCGTTTTTGGCTCCCTTCAAGATCCCATTACCGTGGATGCTATAGACAACCTGAAAATAATATTTTGGGAGAAATGGTTCTATCTATCTTTCTCATTCTATCTCGGGTAGCTCGCTATATGTTGAGTGATATTTTTACACTTATCACGTCATTGTTTAAACCGGATAATTTTGGTCTTTATGAGAACATCGCTCTGACATTGCCACTAATGAATATTGAATAATGGATACGAGATATCGCGAAATTGTTTGTTTACTTTGTTTCAGCAGTAAAAGAGCCTAAACATGAATATAAATCATCACAATGAAGGAAATGAGGAAAATGAAGAATGAATGTAAGGAATTGGAGGGGCCGCCAAAGTGAGCAGATCGTAAGACAGCGTCTGGTACCAATGGTCGTATCAGATACCTGGAGCTTTAGGAGACCCAAACCTCCAACATTTATAAAGGGGTCAACCCAGAATTTCAACAGGATGGCGAGGAGAGCACTGTTCATGAAAAAGAAGCCATCTTCCAACCTAGCCGCAACCATTTTTCATCTCATCTCCGTAGCCAACACTATCACCGTAGTAACTCCTCTCCAAGTTATTCATACTTGTAATCGTGTATTGCATCTGACAACCATTGTAAGACATGCATAAATACCCGCAAGGCCGCAACCGGAAAGGTCAAGGTTTGCCTAAACAAAGTTTGTTTGGCGGCGGGATGGCCGACTCAATGTGTTGGCAAAGTGGCTTCGGGTGATTTCCTCTTTCTCATCATGCCCAATTACTGACCCGCTATTATGCTTAAGGCGGTGAATGTTGTTTTCCCGCTGTCTCCCGTTGACCCGCAAGTGGAAGAATCTAGTATTAGCGTCACCCTCTCTGAGATTTGTGAGTTTGGAGCATTGCTTTTTCCTTGTTCGCTCAAGCACCGTGAGACTGATAACCCTCCGCTTCAACATGTATCTAATGTCAGCTTCATTCGGGTGAGGGTGTGGTTCTCCATGGCCATGCCAAGGTGTGGGATCACCTAAAGGGCCATATGAAGATGGACCTTAGCAGTCAAGAACATACGTTTACTGTAAGATTTGAGTTGTCAAAACCATCCTTCACAACTTATGGAACAAAATTTGACAAGGCTCATAAT
Coding sequences within it:
- the LOC125543802 gene encoding outer envelope pore protein 16, chloroplastic → MPRAGLSAGSSKVDVAIDLGNPLLNRTVDGFLKIGAVGAFRVAAEDAFDCLQSGSVSKRKLEKTLEKMCKEGAYWGAVAGVYVGMEYGVERVRGEYDWKNALIGGIASGALISAASNNKGNKIAKDAITGGAIATAIEFINYLT